A DNA window from Synechococcus sp. UW179A contains the following coding sequences:
- the psbO gene encoding photosystem II manganese-stabilizing polypeptide, with product MRIRPLLALVLAFCLTFVTACSGDAQAVDRSNITYDDIRNTGKANDCPTLPESARGSIPLTPGNDYQLSAICMHPSQVFVKGEPANKRQEAQFIEGKILTRYTSSLDQVYGDLVVGEKGLSFTEEGGIDFQAITVLVPGGEEFPFTFSSKNLKAEAEGAAITTSTDFEGEYRTPSYRTSNFIDPKGRSLTTGVDYPQGLIGLGGDYQELEQENKKQYIDGQGVMSLSITRVDPSTGEFAGVFTAIQPSDSDMGSRQTVDVKITGELYGQLEEA from the coding sequence ATGCGCATCCGTCCTCTGCTGGCCCTTGTGCTGGCTTTCTGTCTGACCTTCGTCACTGCCTGCAGCGGAGATGCTCAGGCTGTTGATCGTTCGAACATCACGTACGACGACATCCGTAACACCGGCAAGGCGAATGATTGCCCCACGCTCCCTGAATCCGCCCGAGGCTCGATTCCGCTCACCCCCGGTAATGACTATCAGCTGAGTGCCATCTGCATGCACCCCAGCCAGGTCTTCGTGAAGGGTGAGCCTGCCAACAAGCGTCAGGAAGCCCAGTTCATTGAGGGCAAGATCCTCACCCGTTACACCTCCAGTCTTGACCAGGTCTACGGAGACCTCGTTGTGGGTGAGAAAGGCCTTTCCTTCACTGAGGAGGGTGGCATTGACTTCCAGGCCATCACCGTTCTGGTTCCAGGCGGTGAGGAGTTCCCTTTCACGTTCTCCAGCAAAAACCTGAAGGCCGAGGCTGAAGGTGCAGCCATCACCACCAGCACAGACTTTGAAGGCGAGTACCGCACTCCCAGCTACCGCACCAGCAACTTCATTGACCCCAAAGGACGTTCACTCACAACCGGTGTGGACTACCCGCAGGGTCTGATCGGTCTGGGTGGTGATTACCAGGAGCTCGAGCAAGAGAACAAGAAGCAGTACATCGACGGACAGGGTGTGATGAGCCTGTCGATCACTCGTGTTGATCCTTCCACGGGTGAATTCGCAGGAGTTTTCACCGCTATCCAGCCCTCAGACTCTGATATGGGCAGTCGACAAACTGTGGACGTCAAGATCACTGGGGAGCTCTACGGCCAGCTTGAGGAAGCCTGA